Proteins encoded within one genomic window of Suricata suricatta isolate VVHF042 chromosome 17, meerkat_22Aug2017_6uvM2_HiC, whole genome shotgun sequence:
- the DHRS13 gene encoding dehydrogenase/reductase SDR family member 13 — translation MEALLLGAGLLLGAYVLVYYNLVKAPPCGGTASLRGRTAVVTGANSGIGKMTALELARRGARVVLACRSRERGEAAAFDLRQESGNNEVIFMALDLANLASVRAFATAFLSSEPRLDILIHNAGISSCGRTHEPFNLLLRVNHIGPFLLTHLLLPRLKTCAPSRVVVVSSAAHRRGHLDFTRLDCPVVGWRQELRAYADSKLANVLFARELATQLEGTGVTSYAAHPGPVNSELFLRHVPGWLSPLLRPLAWLVLRTPRGGAQTPLYCALQEGIESLSGRYFANCHVEEVPPAARDDQAAHRLWEASKRLAGLGPGQGAQPDEDPQSEDPGPPSSPSSPLPEEPTVSEPHPSPQNYMSKVTRRIQVKTEPEP, via the exons ATGGAAGCGCTGTTGCTGGGCGCGGGGCTGCTGCTGGGCGCCTACGTGCTGGTCTATTACAACCTCGTGAAGGCCCCGCCCTGCGGTGGCACAGCCAGCCTGCGCGGCCGCACGGCTGTGGTCACGG GCGCCAACAGCGGCATCGGGAAGATGACGGCGCTGGAGCTGGCGCGCCGGGGCGCGCGCGTGGTGCTGGCCTGTCGTAGCCGGGAGCGTGGCGAGGCGGCGGCCTTCGACCTCCGCCAG GAGAGTGGGAACAATGAGGTCATCTTCATGGCTTTGGACTTGGCCAACCTGGCCTCCGTGCGGGCCTTTGCCACTGCCTTCCTGAGCTCTGAGCCACGGCTGGACATCCTCATCCACAATGCCG GGATCAGTTCCTGCGGCCGGACCCACGAGCCATTTAACCTGCTACTGCGAGTGAATCACATTGGCCCCTTCTTGCTGACACATCTGCTGCTGCCGCGGCTGAAGACATGCGCCCCTAGCCGCGTGGTGGTGGTATCCTCAGCCGCCCACCGGCGGGGGCACCTCGACTTCACCCGCCTGGACTGCCCAGTGGTGGGCTGGCGGCAGGAGCTGCGGGCATATGCCGACAGTAAGCTGGCCAACGTATTATTTGCCAGGGAGCTCGCCACTCAGCTTGAGGGCACTGGTGTCACCAGCTATGCGGCCCATCCAG GGCCTGTGAACTCAGAGCTATTCCTGCGCCACGTTCCTGGATGGCTGAGCCCACTTCTGCGCCCACTAGCTTGGCTGGTGCTGCGGACACCCAGAGGGGGCGCCCAGACACCCCTGTACTGCGCTCTGCAGGAGGGCATTGAATCCCTCAGTGGGAGATATTTTGCCAATTGCCACGTGGAGGAAGTGCCCCCAGCTGCCAGGGATGACCAAGCAGCTCACCGGCTATGGGAGGCCAGCAAAAGGCTGGCCGGGCTTGGACCTGGCCAGGGTGCCCAACCTGATGAAGACCCCCAGTCTGAGGACCCAGGGCCCCCATCTTCCCCGAGCAGCCCCCTCCCTGAGGAACCCACAGTTTCTgaaccccaccccagccctcagaATTACATGTCTAAGGTCACACGCCGAATTCAGGTTAAAACTGAACCTGAGCCCTAA